From a region of the Deltaproteobacteria bacterium genome:
- a CDS encoding N-acetyltransferase, with protein MLLVLRPPIMPSSMLQVKVIKSIAEVDQTAWDTLVGDGSPFIEWDWLACMEESRCTGPRTGWQPQHLTVYDGKQLVAACPLYLKGNSMGEFVFDHSWADAAQRAGIEYYPKMLVAAPFTPATGIRFLSAPGGDRPELIRLLGQTLQGVCQQNNLSSVHVNFCLPDESEILTELGYLKRVGLQYQWLNYSYQTFDDYLAHFRTKRRNQIKREMREMDDQNVRIETIYGEDIPTEMFPQMYALYKSHIDKLYWGRQYLQPQFFDLLGKRFKRNLCFVVAHYDGKIIAGTFNVQKNGVFYGRYWGAFRELRHLHFNVCYYAAIDHCIRQKFVRFEPGAGGDFKRLRGFDPQPTVSMHYLAEPRLAAAVARFLDNERDQVHRTIDYLHEESELKHDSGDDKSSE; from the coding sequence TTGCTTCTTGTGTTACGCCCGCCAATAATGCCGAGTAGTATGTTGCAAGTCAAAGTCATCAAAAGCATAGCTGAAGTCGACCAGACGGCATGGGATACCCTGGTAGGGGACGGTTCTCCGTTTATCGAATGGGATTGGCTCGCCTGCATGGAGGAATCTCGGTGTACCGGCCCTCGTACAGGGTGGCAGCCTCAACACCTGACGGTCTATGACGGGAAACAACTCGTTGCCGCGTGTCCGTTGTATCTCAAAGGCAACAGCATGGGGGAGTTTGTCTTTGATCACTCATGGGCAGATGCTGCGCAGCGGGCCGGGATTGAGTATTATCCGAAGATGCTGGTGGCAGCGCCATTCACACCAGCGACCGGCATCCGGTTCCTCAGCGCACCAGGAGGTGATCGCCCGGAATTGATTCGCCTCTTGGGACAGACGTTACAAGGTGTGTGTCAACAAAACAATTTGTCCTCAGTCCACGTGAATTTCTGTCTTCCAGACGAGAGTGAGATTCTTACAGAGCTGGGCTACCTCAAGCGTGTGGGATTGCAGTACCAATGGCTCAATTACAGTTATCAAACGTTTGACGACTATCTTGCCCATTTCCGTACCAAGCGACGCAACCAGATCAAACGGGAAATGCGTGAGATGGACGATCAGAACGTGCGTATTGAAACCATCTATGGTGAGGATATCCCAACCGAGATGTTTCCCCAGATGTACGCGTTGTATAAATCTCATATCGACAAACTCTATTGGGGACGGCAATACCTGCAGCCGCAGTTTTTCGACCTCCTGGGCAAACGCTTTAAGCGGAATTTGTGTTTTGTGGTTGCCCATTATGACGGCAAGATTATCGCAGGCACCTTTAACGTCCAGAAGAACGGGGTGTTCTATGGTCGTTACTGGGGGGCGTTCCGCGAACTCCGTCACCTCCATTTCAATGTCTGCTATTACGCGGCGATTGATCACTGTATCCGGCAAAAATTCGTCCGTTTCGAGCCTGGTGCGGGCGGTGACTTCAAACGCCTGCGAGGCTTTGATCCACAACCAACTGTGAGTATGCATTATCTGGCCGAGCCTCGTTTGGCTGCCGCTGTGGCCCGTTTTCTTGACAATGAACGAGATCAAGTCCATCGCACGATAGACTATCTGCACGAGGAGAGTGAGCTGAAGCACGACAGTGGGGACGATAAAAGTAGTGAGTAG
- a CDS encoding VacB/RNase II family 3'-5' exoribonuclease: MTMQSGSVVVYREHGHLVLGVVHKISSSSDAVRIELTAEDGKKIILPQDRVMFDCKHTLALTGPSAELKRQLQALHEQIRAAAQTIDLKELWELLQDETTEAWPWKELAGLVLSTQDTPIATAGVLESLYGQTLYFKERKAGEFTLRDAKSIEEVLHQQQREHERAQAQEGFFAWLQGQLAGPLSAPPPSGADRYLDLIKGLALYGEFYDKRSQALRLLDEIGYRSKGHPWDVAFQLLVALKLWTPDEELSLLRYQIPTQFSAEVIQAAEGTAAFPQDAPQVQEYTDLSALFTFTIDDAETTDIDDALSIHIEDGKIIVGIHITDVGYFVAPESELDKAALARGTSVYLPVRRFPMLPPTLSEEKASLCAGSLRPSLSFFAQIDDQGNIHNERICSSILRVGRRLTYSEADGMLRTGDDTEPCTSALHRLLQITQIRKALRIAQGAVVIEGEEVKVRITNGDISVAVLPPDSPSRALVSECMILANEMAARYCHTHQLPALYIAQPEPDEPVPAAMTFPTQRVFVHTARRAMKPSQMGTTPAAHAALGLQLYTQATSPLRRYHDLQMQRQIKHHLTHGAALFNEEQLQIIAASAQEASGNARRCERESTRYWLLRYLEKQKGRTVQGQVVREQYGRSFIELDETLLIVAVNASPPLPLGSPAQVVISHVDARRDILTVRLT, translated from the coding sequence ATGACTATGCAGAGCGGAAGCGTTGTTGTCTATCGCGAACACGGCCACTTAGTGCTCGGTGTCGTTCACAAAATCTCTTCTTCTTCAGATGCGGTACGCATCGAACTCACCGCTGAAGATGGAAAGAAGATCATCTTGCCTCAGGACCGGGTCATGTTCGACTGCAAACACACACTTGCGTTAACCGGGCCGTCGGCTGAGCTGAAGAGACAGCTTCAAGCTTTGCACGAGCAGATTCGTGCGGCGGCACAGACCATAGATCTCAAGGAGTTATGGGAACTGCTGCAGGACGAGACGACTGAAGCCTGGCCGTGGAAAGAACTCGCAGGTCTGGTTCTCTCCACGCAGGACACACCCATTGCTACCGCCGGGGTGCTCGAATCTCTCTATGGTCAGACTTTGTACTTTAAGGAGCGCAAGGCCGGCGAGTTCACCCTGCGTGATGCCAAGAGTATCGAAGAAGTCCTTCACCAGCAGCAACGTGAACACGAACGTGCACAGGCCCAAGAGGGGTTTTTCGCTTGGTTACAAGGGCAATTGGCTGGGCCTCTCTCAGCCCCACCACCAAGCGGAGCAGACCGTTACCTCGACCTCATCAAAGGGCTCGCCCTCTATGGAGAGTTCTACGACAAAAGATCGCAAGCGCTCAGGCTTCTTGACGAGATTGGCTACCGCAGCAAAGGGCATCCCTGGGATGTCGCGTTTCAGTTACTCGTCGCGCTCAAGCTTTGGACCCCCGATGAAGAGTTAAGCCTTCTGCGCTATCAGATTCCGACACAATTCTCCGCGGAAGTCATCCAGGCAGCAGAGGGTACCGCCGCGTTCCCTCAAGATGCGCCCCAGGTGCAGGAGTACACGGATCTTTCCGCGCTTTTCACCTTCACCATCGATGATGCGGAGACGACGGATATTGACGATGCACTCAGTATCCATATCGAGGACGGAAAAATTATCGTCGGTATCCACATCACCGATGTCGGCTACTTTGTCGCGCCAGAGAGTGAACTCGATAAAGCAGCGCTTGCGCGCGGCACCTCGGTCTATCTTCCGGTGCGCAGGTTTCCTATGCTGCCGCCGACGCTGAGTGAAGAAAAAGCCAGCCTTTGTGCTGGCTCCCTGCGGCCATCGCTCAGCTTCTTCGCGCAGATCGACGACCAAGGAAACATTCATAACGAGCGTATCTGTAGTAGCATCCTGCGTGTCGGTCGCCGCCTGACTTACAGTGAGGCTGACGGCATGCTCCGCACTGGTGACGACACCGAGCCGTGCACTTCAGCTCTCCATAGGCTATTGCAGATTACCCAGATACGAAAGGCACTCCGCATTGCTCAAGGTGCAGTTGTTATTGAAGGGGAAGAAGTAAAAGTTCGCATCACCAATGGAGACATCTCAGTGGCTGTTCTTCCGCCGGATTCTCCGTCCCGCGCCTTGGTCAGCGAGTGCATGATCCTCGCCAACGAAATGGCAGCCCGCTACTGTCACACGCACCAGCTTCCGGCATTGTATATTGCGCAACCAGAGCCAGACGAGCCAGTGCCAGCCGCAATGACCTTCCCCACGCAACGTGTGTTTGTACATACGGCACGGCGGGCGATGAAGCCGTCGCAGATGGGTACGACACCAGCAGCCCATGCCGCTCTCGGGTTACAGCTCTATACACAAGCGACCTCTCCGTTACGTCGCTATCACGATCTACAAATGCAACGTCAGATTAAGCATCACCTGACACATGGAGCAGCACTCTTCAACGAAGAGCAATTGCAGATCATCGCCGCCAGCGCACAGGAGGCCAGTGGCAATGCACGACGCTGTGAACGAGAAAGCACCCGCTATTGGCTATTACGGTATCTAGAAAAACAGAAAGGGCGTACCGTGCAGGGACAGGTCGTCCGTGAACAGTATGGCCGCAGTTTCATCGAACTCGACGAGACGCTGCTTATCGTCGCTGTCAACGCTTCACC